One genomic segment of Candidatus Aegiribacteria sp. includes these proteins:
- a CDS encoding energy transducer TonB, which yields MSESRTEFGHPSLRFELGVVIGLAILIMFFEFLPASELGRLSTRTSDSEMEAVETDLAFDDAVEEQEEEVEEEQEEIEQETEEMVEEINQDITLSLDADTEGLETVETIDQGDELGSGQSEEMGPPRFMPAEVLPVCTYQPRPDYPAMAAQAGVEGTVTLWVYVAANGSVSDVRLYNSSGVNSLDQAALSAAWNTSWTPAQNNGIPVGVWTTLTVNFTLTE from the coding sequence ATGTCTGAGAGCAGAACTGAATTCGGGCACCCTTCCCTCCGATTTGAATTGGGAGTGGTTATTGGGCTTGCCATCCTGATAATGTTCTTCGAGTTCCTCCCGGCAAGCGAGCTGGGAAGGCTTTCGACAAGAACTTCTGATTCCGAGATGGAAGCGGTTGAAACAGACCTTGCGTTTGATGATGCCGTGGAAGAACAGGAAGAGGAAGTAGAGGAAGAACAGGAAGAGATCGAGCAGGAAACCGAAGAAATGGTAGAGGAAATTAATCAGGATATAACGTTGTCTCTGGACGCTGATACAGAAGGGCTTGAGACAGTCGAAACGATTGATCAGGGCGATGAGCTTGGAAGTGGTCAGTCAGAGGAAATGGGACCTCCAAGGTTCATGCCTGCAGAGGTACTTCCTGTCTGCACCTATCAGCCCCGCCCGGATTATCCGGCAATGGCTGCCCAGGCTGGAGTGGAGGGAACAGTCACTCTCTGGGTATATGTAGCAGCCAATGGCTCCGTTTCGGATGTGAGACTTTACAACTCAAGCGGAGTTAACTCGCTGGATCAAGCAGCTCTGTCAGCAGCATGGAATACATCCTGGACACCTGCTCAGAACAACGGTATTCCGGTAGGCGTATGGACAACGCTTACTGTCAATTTCACTCTTACGGAATAG
- a CDS encoding biopolymer transporter ExbD: MKFKSRMKVGSTIFTGTMADIVFLLLVFFMATTLFKEEGGLRVRFPQAHPQVMSELGKQFLTVTVWVKQVEPGNDDSELIARIGDYDMPLPQVAEQLSRLSNKFWREQNKELDVVVLNIDSRVPMENMVSLFNSMRFEELYSIQFNAEELGLYN, from the coding sequence ATGAAGTTCAAAAGCAGAATGAAAGTTGGAAGTACTATCTTTACCGGAACGATGGCTGACATCGTTTTCCTGCTGCTTGTCTTCTTCATGGCCACTACCCTGTTCAAGGAAGAAGGAGGACTTAGAGTCCGCTTCCCCCAGGCGCACCCACAGGTAATGAGTGAGCTTGGGAAGCAATTCCTGACAGTGACCGTATGGGTCAAACAGGTTGAGCCGGGGAACGATGACAGTGAACTCATAGCCAGAATTGGTGATTACGACATGCCCCTGCCTCAGGTTGCTGAGCAGCTTAGCAGGCTGAGTAACAAGTTCTGGCGTGAGCAGAACAAGGAACTTGATGTCGTAGTGCTTAATATCGATTCAAGGGTTCCGATGGAAAATATGGTTAGTCTTTTTAACTCCATGCGGTTTGAAGAGCTTTACAGCATTCAGTTCAATGCTGAAGAGCTCGGACTGTACAATTGA
- a CDS encoding biopolymer transporter ExbD, with amino-acid sequence MRIRNRPRASGAIPDASMSDIAFLLLIFFLVTTTFEVQKGISYKLPKKPDEQTEEVVIDETNRLVMTVKQWGAHEYVALIDQAPPDGPLQRARAGEDVSLQDTTLHSGIRILAADRAEELSACLDRLLNNLEVAKGVPSGTFSSLETAIAAENLVPIIRPGIIRTFLGSETPLEDDPIFGEVAFGDTLVLSDIRQGDIASVVRESELVVILKFFPDCDYEGMVKALDVLRMNGVSRTGITIQERLGGGA; translated from the coding sequence ATGCGGATACGTAACAGACCGAGAGCAAGCGGGGCAATCCCCGACGCCTCAATGTCCGATATTGCGTTCCTGCTGTTGATCTTCTTCCTGGTCACAACGACCTTTGAAGTCCAGAAAGGCATCTCCTACAAACTTCCCAAGAAGCCTGATGAACAGACTGAAGAGGTTGTAATTGACGAAACGAACAGGCTTGTCATGACTGTCAAGCAGTGGGGAGCCCATGAGTACGTGGCGCTGATCGATCAGGCACCACCTGATGGTCCACTGCAGAGGGCAAGGGCCGGGGAGGACGTAAGCCTCCAGGATACTACCCTGCATAGCGGTATAAGGATTCTTGCTGCGGACAGAGCTGAAGAACTGTCAGCATGTCTGGACAGACTCCTTAATAATCTGGAAGTGGCAAAGGGAGTTCCATCAGGAACGTTCAGTTCCCTGGAAACAGCTATTGCCGCGGAGAATCTTGTCCCCATTATAAGGCCCGGTATTATCCGGACCTTTCTTGGCAGTGAAACCCCTCTGGAGGATGACCCCATCTTTGGAGAGGTTGCCTTCGGGGATACACTTGTCCTGTCTGATATCAGACAGGGGGATATTGCATCCGTGGTAAGGGAAAGCGAACTTGTTGTAATCCTCAAATTCTTCCCTGACTGTGATTATGAGGGTATGGTAAAAGCCCTTGATGTTCTGCGCATGAATGGTGTCAGCAGGACCGGTATCACAATCCAGGAAAGACTGGGAGGTGGAGCATAA
- a CDS encoding MotA/TolQ/ExbB proton channel family protein, which produces MDLKDLFIAGGNFMYPLLLSLLIGIAVTVERFITYGKLKIDVGSFLERLGGFIRKGDVKGAEELCERTSGPVASILHAGLLRHDKGLEAVEKAVESAGGIEMAYLEKGIVVLASVSSIAPMLGFLGTVSGMIKAFGEIAAAKNVEASLVAGGIQEALITTATGLVIAIPIQMSHNYFISRIGKFVIDMEEASIFLVDTLSEMEHLKQL; this is translated from the coding sequence ATGGATCTCAAAGATCTGTTCATTGCCGGTGGAAACTTCATGTATCCACTCCTGCTTTCTCTGTTGATCGGTATCGCGGTAACTGTCGAAAGGTTTATTACCTACGGCAAACTAAAGATAGATGTCGGCTCATTTCTTGAGAGACTCGGCGGATTCATCCGCAAAGGAGACGTTAAGGGAGCCGAGGAACTTTGCGAACGGACAAGTGGTCCTGTAGCATCCATTCTGCACGCAGGATTGCTTCGTCATGATAAAGGTCTTGAAGCCGTAGAAAAAGCGGTGGAAAGTGCGGGCGGAATAGAGATGGCTTACCTTGAAAAAGGAATAGTCGTGCTTGCTTCCGTTTCAAGTATTGCCCCGATGCTGGGCTTCCTTGGAACAGTTTCAGGTATGATAAAAGCTTTCGGTGAGATAGCCGCCGCTAAGAACGTTGAAGCGAGCCTGGTCGCCGGCGGTATTCAGGAAGCCCTGATAACTACCGCAACCGGACTTGTTATAGCAATTCCAATCCAGATGTCTCATAACTACTTTATATCCAGGATTGGCAAGTTCGTAATTGATATGGAAGAAGCCAGCATATTCCTTGTGGATACGCTGTCTGAGATGGAGCACCTGAAGCAGCTTTAA
- a CDS encoding TonB-dependent receptor, with translation MLRKATIMSFVLVLFVALSVTAGTTGKIAGRITDNSGEPLIGATVMVVGTTYGAMTDANGEYFIINLQPGIYSVSASMVGMSAKTAEGVAVVVDQTTPMNFSLDIATVGSTTITVTDSRGMIMMDATESFHVVGREEIKTMPVAGIADIVNRVAGATERGGLHMRGGRSGEVLYLVDGVAQLDPTNNVFNSDIPLAAVAEMSTITGGFGAEYGNAQSGIVNIITREGGSAYTGEISGSGNNFEALGLASDWHWGGVNPAEPDSGWRWSNIGPFSDATLTAEVSIGGPEPLTGYLLPAIGVQVPGEMRIFLSGEWEQLGGGENGRYGYGFNDWRESWTGNVKLTYKPNPKTKINLTGYYMDRTAGVSQWAWSKFEIPYYIESSTGEDSLVPGTGTSILYGLPIRFWDNYSVGLGVTQTLSDATFIEIKLNQYEAYFNYKIKNDPDDTTYTTEWLGEDFSWDDWLDYTPDRRPDTDDFYRSGASRYAWTETRSNTSTFRTDITSQISQQHQLKAGVEAKYYDIFDSYVDTASGGNIYMNRYHVFPNSGAAYIQDKMEYRGMIVNAGLRFDYFDPNFDEYPADPTNPIEQGTTPDDPNHIINPITVPVKYHLSPRVGFSHPITERDVLHFTYGHYFQTPAFDMLYNGSDFDLAGAFPMVGNPDLSPEETISYEVGVKHQFDDITMIDVTGYYKDITGQIDMQNNYYSALDSYDLYINGDFGNVRGVELNLTRRTSNYWYGSVNYTYSVAMGKSSSARQNYDYVWAGWVIPKKESYLNWDQRHAINLEADFRIPRGEGPRIGNTTFLEGFGVHVSWNGGSGFPYSESNQGTAMPEINGSRYPWTMSTTLKVNKTFWIGSVTLDAWCRIDNLFGRQNINTIASVAWYDADQDGDGEPDRDPTGSMGNPYVFSRPRMIKFGLGFEW, from the coding sequence GTGCTTAGAAAAGCAACGATAATGTCTTTTGTGCTTGTGCTGTTCGTGGCTCTGTCAGTAACAGCAGGTACCACGGGTAAAATTGCCGGAAGAATTACCGATAATTCCGGTGAACCGCTCATTGGTGCCACTGTTATGGTCGTGGGTACAACCTACGGCGCAATGACGGATGCAAACGGAGAGTACTTCATTATCAACCTGCAGCCTGGTATTTACAGTGTAAGTGCCAGCATGGTTGGAATGAGCGCTAAGACAGCAGAGGGAGTTGCGGTCGTCGTCGACCAGACAACTCCCATGAATTTCAGTCTTGATATCGCTACTGTTGGTAGTACTACCATTACAGTAACTGATTCAAGAGGAATGATCATGATGGATGCCACTGAGTCATTTCATGTGGTTGGTCGTGAGGAAATAAAGACCATGCCGGTAGCCGGAATCGCGGATATCGTGAATCGTGTTGCAGGCGCCACTGAGCGTGGAGGTCTTCATATGCGCGGTGGCCGCAGCGGTGAGGTCTTGTACCTGGTAGACGGTGTTGCCCAGTTAGACCCTACCAATAATGTCTTCAACAGTGACATTCCTCTGGCCGCAGTTGCAGAGATGTCAACCATAACCGGCGGTTTCGGAGCGGAGTATGGTAACGCGCAATCAGGTATTGTCAACATCATCACCCGCGAGGGCGGAAGCGCTTACACAGGTGAGATAAGCGGCAGCGGCAACAACTTTGAAGCTCTTGGCCTTGCCAGCGACTGGCACTGGGGCGGTGTTAACCCCGCAGAACCTGACAGCGGATGGCGATGGAGCAACATAGGACCATTCTCAGATGCAACACTAACTGCCGAAGTTTCGATTGGCGGGCCTGAACCCTTAACCGGTTATCTTCTACCCGCTATCGGTGTTCAGGTTCCGGGGGAAATGCGAATCTTCCTTTCCGGAGAATGGGAACAGCTAGGCGGAGGTGAGAACGGAAGGTACGGATACGGATTCAACGACTGGAGAGAATCCTGGACCGGCAACGTAAAGCTGACCTACAAGCCCAATCCCAAAACCAAGATAAATCTTACCGGTTACTACATGGACAGAACCGCCGGCGTGAGCCAGTGGGCATGGAGTAAATTTGAAATCCCATACTACATCGAGTCCAGCACCGGAGAAGATTCACTGGTACCGGGTACCGGAACCAGTATTCTCTACGGACTCCCGATAAGATTCTGGGATAACTACAGTGTCGGTCTGGGTGTTACCCAGACATTGAGCGACGCGACCTTCATAGAGATAAAGCTCAATCAGTATGAGGCTTATTTCAACTACAAGATAAAAAATGATCCGGACGATACAACTTACACCACCGAATGGCTTGGAGAAGATTTTTCCTGGGATGACTGGCTGGATTATACTCCTGATAGAAGACCCGACACTGATGATTTCTACAGGAGCGGCGCAAGCCGCTACGCCTGGACTGAAACCAGAAGCAACACATCAACATTCAGAACTGATATCACAAGCCAGATCAGCCAGCAGCATCAGCTGAAGGCCGGTGTTGAAGCGAAGTATTATGATATCTTCGATTCATATGTAGACACAGCGTCAGGCGGTAATATCTACATGAACCGCTATCATGTTTTCCCCAACTCGGGCGCAGCCTACATACAGGATAAGATGGAGTACAGAGGAATGATCGTTAACGCCGGTCTCCGCTTTGATTACTTCGATCCGAACTTCGATGAATATCCCGCGGACCCGACAAATCCTATAGAACAGGGAACCACTCCTGATGATCCAAATCATATCATCAATCCGATAACCGTTCCGGTGAAATACCACCTCAGTCCCAGAGTCGGATTCTCACACCCGATCACCGAGCGTGATGTTCTTCACTTCACATACGGTCACTACTTCCAGACTCCGGCTTTTGACATGTTGTACAACGGATCAGACTTCGATCTCGCAGGTGCATTTCCGATGGTTGGAAACCCCGATCTTTCCCCGGAGGAGACAATCTCCTACGAGGTGGGAGTGAAGCATCAGTTTGATGACATCACCATGATTGACGTAACCGGCTACTACAAAGACATCACCGGTCAGATTGACATGCAGAATAATTACTACAGCGCGCTTGATTCGTATGATCTTTATATCAATGGTGATTTTGGAAATGTCAGAGGAGTTGAGCTTAACCTTACAAGACGTACCAGCAATTACTGGTATGGCAGTGTCAACTACACGTATTCAGTGGCTATGGGCAAAAGCTCAAGCGCAAGACAGAATTATGATTACGTCTGGGCAGGCTGGGTCATTCCGAAGAAGGAATCCTATCTTAACTGGGATCAGAGACATGCTATCAATCTGGAAGCAGATTTCCGCATTCCCAGGGGTGAAGGCCCCAGAATCGGCAACACTACATTCCTTGAGGGATTCGGTGTGCACGTTTCATGGAACGGCGGCAGCGGATTTCCATACAGTGAATCCAATCAGGGTACTGCGATGCCGGAGATCAATGGCAGCAGATATCCCTGGACGATGTCGACCACTCTTAAGGTAAACAAGACGTTCTGGATCGGTTCCGTTACACTTGATGCCTGGTGCCGTATCGACAACCTCTTCGGCAGGCAGAATATCAATACCATTGCCAGTGTTGCATGGTACGATGCTGATCAGGATGGAGACGGAGAACCCGATCGCGATCCGACGGGCAGTATGGGCAATCCCTATGTATTCAGCAGACCACGGATGATCAAGTTCGGTCTTGGATTTGAATGGTAG